From Bordetella flabilis, the proteins below share one genomic window:
- a CDS encoding tripartite tricarboxylate transporter substrate binding protein: MNRLGRVARRLLRWSPRAGILALACVIAAALGASVARSGEQAGHAGAARPAEAGADYPSRPITVVVTFPPGGGTDLLARRLGAALQHDLGQSVVVENRPGASGNIGARDVAQAAPDGYTLLMVNSSYAINPGVYRDLPFSPRDDLKGVINVAFVPSVLVVPAASRFRDLHDLLAAAAPGGKPVSYASCGNGTPQHLAGEMLRMASGRALQHVPYRGCGPALADALSGQVGMGIVTASSAAPFLASGKLRALAVTSPERSDLMPAVPTVAEQGYPGYALDQWHGLLVPAATPAVVVARINAAVAAIMRREEMRHALLQLGYSPTASTPQAFQALIEADIDRFGALTASMGLHAD, translated from the coding sequence ATGAACCGGCTCGGACGCGTCGCGCGACGCCTTTTGCGGTGGTCGCCGCGCGCGGGCATCCTGGCGCTGGCATGCGTGATCGCCGCTGCGTTGGGGGCCAGCGTGGCGCGTAGCGGCGAGCAGGCCGGCCACGCCGGCGCGGCAAGGCCGGCAGAGGCCGGCGCCGATTATCCCTCGCGGCCTATTACCGTGGTGGTGACATTCCCGCCGGGCGGTGGCACCGACCTGCTGGCGCGCCGTCTTGGCGCGGCCTTGCAGCATGACCTTGGCCAGAGCGTGGTGGTGGAGAATCGTCCTGGCGCCAGCGGCAATATCGGTGCGCGCGACGTGGCCCAGGCCGCCCCGGACGGTTATACGCTGTTGATGGTCAACAGCTCGTACGCGATCAATCCAGGCGTGTATCGCGACCTGCCTTTCTCGCCGCGCGATGACTTGAAGGGCGTGATCAACGTGGCCTTCGTGCCGTCGGTACTGGTGGTCCCGGCGGCATCGCGGTTTCGCGACCTGCACGACCTGCTCGCGGCGGCCGCTCCGGGCGGCAAGCCGGTCAGCTATGCCTCCTGCGGCAATGGGACGCCGCAACACCTGGCCGGCGAGATGCTGCGCATGGCCAGCGGGCGCGCCTTGCAGCATGTGCCCTATCGCGGTTGCGGTCCGGCCCTTGCCGATGCGCTGTCCGGCCAGGTCGGCATGGGTATCGTCACGGCGTCCAGCGCGGCGCCGTTCCTGGCGTCCGGAAAACTGCGCGCGCTGGCAGTGACCTCACCCGAGCGCTCCGACCTCATGCCGGCGGTGCCTACGGTGGCGGAGCAGGGCTATCCTGGCTATGCGCTGGACCAATGGCATGGCCTCCTGGTGCCGGCGGCCACACCCGCCGTCGTCGTCGCGCGTATCAATGCCGCGGTAGCGGCCATCATGCGGCGCGAGGAGATGCGCCACGCCCTGCTGCAATTGGGCTACAGCCCCACGGCGAGCACGCCGCAAGCGTTCCAGGCGCTGATCGAGGCCGATATCGACCGCTTCGGCGCTCTGACGGCCAGCATGGGGCTGCACGCCGACTGA
- the nadC gene encoding carboxylating nicotinate-nucleotide diphosphorylase encodes MPAIMLEPLVRATLLEDLGRAGDITTDAIVDADQRSRLRLVARKAGVLAGLDLARLAFTLVDPAIQFVPHLRDGARLEPGREIAALSGPARGILTAERTALNFLCHLSGVASATAEIADAIRPYGARVTCTRKTMPGMRAVQKYAVRVGGGSNHRYGLDDAMLIKDNHVALAGGIRQAVTRARAAAGHLVKIELEVDTLAQLEEALSLGVEAVLLDNMSLDELRQAVAMAKGRAITEASGGVTPDTAPAIAATGVDLIAIGWITHSARVLDIGLDV; translated from the coding sequence ATGCCCGCCATCATGCTGGAGCCGCTGGTCCGCGCCACCTTGCTGGAAGACCTTGGCCGGGCGGGCGATATCACCACGGACGCCATCGTCGACGCCGACCAGCGGTCGCGCCTGCGCCTGGTGGCGCGCAAGGCTGGCGTACTGGCGGGGCTCGACCTGGCGCGCCTCGCCTTCACGCTGGTCGACCCCGCCATCCAGTTCGTGCCGCATCTGCGCGATGGCGCGCGGTTGGAGCCGGGCAGGGAAATCGCCGCCTTGTCGGGGCCGGCGCGCGGCATTCTTACCGCCGAGCGTACGGCGCTGAACTTCCTGTGCCACCTGAGCGGCGTGGCCTCCGCAACCGCGGAAATCGCGGACGCCATCCGGCCTTATGGCGCGCGTGTGACGTGCACGCGCAAGACCATGCCCGGTATGCGGGCCGTGCAGAAGTACGCCGTGCGGGTGGGCGGAGGCAGCAACCACCGCTACGGGCTGGACGACGCCATGCTGATCAAGGACAACCACGTCGCCCTGGCCGGCGGCATACGGCAGGCCGTGACCCGTGCGCGGGCCGCGGCGGGCCATCTGGTCAAGATAGAGCTGGAAGTCGACACCCTGGCGCAATTGGAAGAAGCGTTGAGCCTGGGCGTGGAGGCGGTGCTGCTGGACAATATGTCGCTGGACGAACTGCGCCAGGCCGTGGCCATGGCGAAGGGCCGCGCGATCACCGAGGCGTCGGGCGGGGTCACGCCCGACACCGCGCCGGCGATCGCGGCCACGGGCGTGGATTTGATCGCCATCGGCTGGATCACCCATAGCGCCCGCGTGCTCGACATCGGCCTTGACGTCTGA
- a CDS encoding class I SAM-dependent methyltransferase, translated as MAEESAPIVELAEWFQTPPGQYVLRWEQSQFDAVVADVFGFNALQVGLAELDLLRANRMPFKAYVGTVMPEPDAAARWQACTLADPRALPFASQSIDLLVLPHAFECTDAPHDVLREVERVLMPEGRVVISGFNPWSLWGARNRMPGMEPWLPHAPSAQVSLVRVKDWLKLLSFEVDRGRFGCYSPACRTDVWLQRWRFMEAAGDRWWAVCGAVYMVSAVKRVAGMRLIGPAWKQKRKAAPAASVVANHRSGPV; from the coding sequence GTGGCAGAAGAAAGTGCGCCGATTGTAGAACTGGCTGAATGGTTTCAGACGCCACCCGGTCAATACGTGCTGCGTTGGGAGCAATCCCAGTTCGACGCCGTGGTCGCCGACGTCTTCGGCTTCAACGCCTTGCAGGTCGGGCTGGCGGAGCTCGATCTGCTGCGCGCGAACCGCATGCCCTTCAAGGCCTACGTGGGCACCGTGATGCCCGAGCCCGATGCCGCGGCGCGCTGGCAGGCCTGCACCTTGGCCGATCCGCGCGCCTTGCCCTTCGCTTCGCAGAGTATCGACCTGCTGGTACTGCCCCATGCCTTCGAATGCACCGACGCGCCCCACGATGTGCTGCGGGAAGTGGAGCGGGTGCTGATGCCCGAGGGCCGCGTAGTGATTTCCGGTTTCAATCCCTGGAGCCTCTGGGGGGCGCGCAACCGCATGCCGGGCATGGAGCCGTGGCTGCCCCACGCGCCATCGGCGCAGGTGTCGCTGGTGCGGGTAAAGGACTGGCTCAAGCTGCTGTCCTTCGAGGTCGATCGCGGCCGTTTCGGGTGTTATTCGCCCGCCTGCCGCACCGATGTATGGCTGCAGCGCTGGCGTTTCATGGAGGCGGCGGGCGACCGCTGGTGGGCGGTGTGCGGGGCGGTCTATATGGTGTCGGCGGTGAAGCGCGTGGCCGGCATGCGCCTGATCGGCCCTGCCTGGAAGCAAAAGCGCAAGGCCGCGCCGGCCGCTTCCGTGGTGGCCAATCACCGCTCGGGCCCTGTGTGA
- the fabI gene encoding enoyl-ACP reductase FabI — MGFLAGKRILVTGVLSNRSIAYGIARACHREGAELAFTYVGDRFKDRVTEFANEFGSDIVLPCDVAEDAQIEAAFAQLGQRWDGLDGLVHSIGFAPREAIAGDFLDGLSREGFRVAHDISAYSFPALAKAALPLMKGRNAAVLTLTYLGAERVVPNYNTMGLAKASLEASVRYLATALGPLGIRANGISAGPIKTLAASGIKDFSSILKFVEAHAPLRRNVSIDDVGNVAAFMLSDLANGVTGEITHVDAGFSTVVPGME; from the coding sequence ATGGGCTTTCTCGCCGGCAAACGCATACTCGTCACGGGCGTGCTTTCCAATCGTTCCATCGCGTATGGCATCGCCCGGGCCTGCCATCGGGAAGGCGCGGAACTGGCCTTTACCTATGTCGGAGACCGCTTCAAGGACCGCGTAACGGAATTCGCCAACGAATTCGGCAGCGATATCGTGCTGCCCTGCGACGTCGCCGAGGACGCGCAGATCGAAGCCGCGTTCGCGCAGCTGGGCCAGCGCTGGGACGGCCTGGACGGCCTGGTCCATTCCATCGGCTTCGCGCCCCGCGAGGCGATCGCCGGCGATTTCCTCGACGGCCTGTCGCGCGAAGGCTTCCGGGTCGCGCACGACATCTCCGCGTATAGTTTTCCCGCGCTGGCCAAGGCTGCGCTGCCGCTGATGAAAGGCCGCAATGCCGCGGTGCTGACGCTGACCTACCTGGGTGCCGAACGCGTGGTCCCCAACTACAACACCATGGGCCTGGCCAAGGCATCGCTGGAAGCCAGCGTGCGTTACCTGGCGACCGCGCTGGGCCCCCTGGGCATCCGCGCCAACGGCATTTCCGCCGGTCCGATCAAGACCCTGGCTGCCAGCGGCATCAAGGACTTCTCGTCCATCCTGAAGTTCGTCGAAGCCCACGCGCCGCTGCGCCGCAACGTCAGCATCGATGACGTCGGCAACGTCGCGGCGTTCATGCTTTCGGACCTCGCCAACGGCGTCACCGGCGAAATCACCCATGTGGATGCGGGGTTCTCGACCGTCGTCCCCGGCATGGAGTAG
- a CDS encoding xanthine dehydrogenase family protein molybdopterin-binding subunit has product MSTVADRPAADAADVIGRVTPRVDGPLKVSGKAVYTSDFHFPGMLYAVPVCSTVANGRIVSMDTSVAQAMPGVRLVLHRQNIGPLYRVQGAKVDETRPPFDDDVIRYYGQYVAAVVADTFEQAMAAANAVKVRYAEEKPDVGTRLSSDGKSKVESERGKAQPAFDSAPVKIDYTYVTPVETHNPIELHATVAVWDGQAYTLYETSQAVTNHKAVMVQALGTTPEQVRVISRFLGSGFGGKLWPWPHCMVAAAASRQLGRPVKLVLTRPMMFQNVGHRPITQQRMRLGATADGKLVSLQQDYLTQTSLLDDYEENCAEATPHMYSTPNLRITSGLARRHMGTPTAMRGPGAVPGLFALESAMDELAVALKMDPVQLRLKNQPEHDEGNGLPFSSRHLVECIDRGAEKFGWSRRTPEIGSMRRDGRILGWGMACCSWLGARQPTHARVDLKADGTAHVACGTQDIGTGTYTIMAQLVSAQTGIPPEHVDVALGDTALPEGPISGGSTVTASVIPVVLQATRAAVDSVLQTACKGEAAAFAGKKPDDLAFTAGYVHLKGQAPESGKRFGEIVAGADLRAISGEGSQTEGNFFDDPLKRKYSINSYGVHFAEVEWQPEIARLRVSRVVTVIDAGRILNPRPARNQIEGAIVMGVGMALFEHTVYDERSGKPANGNLADYIVASNADTPEIDVTFLDYPDLVLNELGARGVGEIGLAGTAAAITNAIYHATGVRVRELPAMIEDLLQA; this is encoded by the coding sequence ATGAGCACAGTTGCAGATCGTCCGGCGGCAGACGCCGCCGACGTCATCGGCCGCGTGACGCCGCGCGTCGACGGCCCCTTGAAGGTGAGCGGCAAGGCCGTCTATACGTCGGACTTCCATTTTCCCGGCATGCTGTACGCGGTGCCGGTGTGCAGTACGGTCGCCAACGGCCGCATCGTTTCCATGGATACCTCCGTGGCGCAGGCGATGCCGGGCGTGCGGCTGGTGCTGCACCGCCAGAACATCGGTCCCCTGTACCGCGTGCAGGGCGCAAAGGTCGACGAGACGCGCCCTCCTTTCGATGACGACGTGATCCGCTATTACGGCCAATACGTCGCCGCGGTGGTGGCCGATACGTTTGAACAGGCGATGGCCGCTGCGAACGCGGTCAAGGTGCGCTATGCAGAAGAGAAACCCGACGTCGGCACGCGGCTGTCCTCGGACGGCAAGTCCAAGGTCGAGAGCGAACGCGGCAAGGCGCAGCCGGCTTTCGACTCGGCCCCGGTGAAGATCGACTACACCTACGTGACGCCGGTAGAGACCCACAACCCCATCGAACTGCATGCCACGGTGGCGGTATGGGACGGGCAGGCCTATACCTTGTACGAGACATCGCAGGCGGTGACCAACCACAAGGCCGTGATGGTGCAGGCGCTGGGCACCACGCCCGAGCAGGTCCGGGTGATTTCGCGTTTCCTGGGATCGGGCTTTGGCGGCAAGCTGTGGCCGTGGCCGCACTGCATGGTCGCGGCGGCGGCGTCGCGCCAACTGGGGCGCCCCGTGAAGCTGGTCCTGACCCGGCCGATGATGTTCCAGAATGTCGGGCACCGGCCCATCACGCAGCAGCGTATGCGCCTGGGCGCGACGGCCGACGGCAAGCTCGTATCGCTGCAGCAGGACTATCTGACCCAGACCTCGCTGCTCGACGATTACGAAGAGAATTGCGCCGAGGCGACGCCGCACATGTACAGCACGCCGAACCTGCGCATTACCTCGGGGCTGGCCCGGCGCCACATGGGCACGCCGACGGCGATGCGCGGTCCAGGTGCCGTACCGGGACTCTTTGCCCTGGAATCGGCCATGGACGAACTGGCGGTCGCCTTGAAGATGGATCCTGTGCAGCTGCGCCTGAAGAACCAGCCCGAGCACGACGAAGGCAACGGCTTGCCGTTTTCCTCGCGCCACCTGGTCGAGTGCATCGACCGCGGCGCGGAGAAATTCGGCTGGTCCCGGCGTACGCCGGAGATCGGGTCGATGCGCCGCGATGGCCGCATCCTGGGCTGGGGCATGGCGTGCTGTTCCTGGCTGGGGGCGCGCCAGCCGACCCACGCCCGGGTGGACCTCAAGGCGGACGGCACGGCCCATGTGGCATGCGGCACGCAGGATATCGGCACCGGCACGTACACCATCATGGCGCAACTGGTGAGCGCCCAGACCGGCATCCCGCCGGAGCACGTGGACGTGGCTCTGGGCGACACGGCGTTGCCGGAAGGGCCGATTTCCGGCGGGTCCACCGTGACGGCGTCGGTGATACCCGTGGTCCTGCAGGCCACGCGGGCGGCAGTCGACTCGGTGCTGCAGACCGCCTGCAAGGGCGAGGCAGCAGCCTTCGCGGGCAAGAAGCCGGACGACCTGGCCTTCACGGCGGGATACGTGCATCTGAAGGGGCAAGCGCCCGAAAGCGGCAAGCGGTTCGGCGAAATCGTGGCCGGCGCGGACCTGCGGGCGATCTCCGGCGAAGGCAGCCAGACCGAAGGCAATTTCTTCGACGATCCGCTCAAGCGCAAGTACTCCATCAATTCCTATGGCGTGCATTTCGCCGAGGTGGAGTGGCAACCGGAGATCGCCCGCCTGCGTGTGAGCAGGGTCGTCACGGTGATCGACGCGGGGCGCATCCTGAATCCGCGCCCGGCGCGCAACCAGATCGAAGGCGCCATCGTGATGGGCGTCGGCATGGCCCTGTTCGAGCACACCGTCTACGACGAGCGGTCAGGCAAGCCGGCCAACGGCAACCTGGCCGACTACATCGTCGCGTCCAACGCGGACACGCCTGAAATCGACGTTACCTTCCTGGACTACCCGGATCTGGTGCTGAACGAGCTCGGCGCCCGCGGTGTGGGCGAGATCGGGCTGGCCGGCACGGCGGCGGCAATCACCAACGCCATTTACCATGCCACCGGCGTGCGCGTGCGCGAACTGCCAGCCATGATCGAGGACCTGTTGCAGGCCTGA
- a CDS encoding NUDIX hydrolase codes for MTEPTVDRVSTELVAVLVAVTDGEPRVLTTEDARALPAGPFQFAHRSLQAGLRAWVEAQTHHPLGYVEQLYTFADRDRAEHADTRIISVSYLGLTREMGHTGVARVGWQSWYRYFPWEDRRDGVPAFVAGIVEPRLRRWAAGGPTAQRGRRYERIAITFGLDGAAWNEDMVLQRYELLYEAGLVPESGQRPIRPALPGTPMVHDHRRILATGIARLRAKIKYRPVVFELMPEAFTLLQLQQSVEALAGRGLHKQNFRRLIEQQELVEETGEMTQGAAGRPAKLFRFRRDVMLERAISGSKLPLAREPHPV; via the coding sequence TTGACCGAACCCACTGTAGACCGCGTTTCCACCGAACTGGTTGCCGTACTCGTGGCCGTGACCGACGGCGAGCCACGCGTGCTGACGACGGAAGACGCGCGCGCCTTGCCGGCCGGTCCATTCCAGTTCGCGCATCGCTCCCTGCAGGCAGGCCTGAGAGCCTGGGTGGAGGCCCAGACCCATCATCCCCTGGGTTACGTCGAGCAGCTGTATACCTTTGCCGACCGCGATCGCGCCGAGCACGCTGACACACGGATCATCTCGGTGAGCTACCTGGGTTTAACCAGGGAAATGGGACACACCGGCGTTGCCCGCGTCGGCTGGCAAAGCTGGTATCGGTATTTTCCATGGGAGGACCGGCGCGACGGCGTGCCGGCGTTCGTGGCCGGCATCGTCGAACCGCGGCTGCGGCGTTGGGCGGCCGGCGGGCCGACGGCGCAGCGCGGCCGCCGCTACGAGCGCATCGCCATCACCTTCGGTCTGGATGGGGCCGCCTGGAACGAGGACATGGTGCTGCAGCGGTACGAGCTGCTCTACGAAGCGGGACTGGTTCCTGAGTCCGGGCAGCGCCCGATCAGGCCTGCGCTGCCGGGCACGCCCATGGTGCATGACCATCGGCGCATATTGGCCACCGGCATCGCGCGGTTGCGCGCCAAGATCAAGTACCGGCCCGTCGTTTTCGAATTGATGCCCGAGGCCTTCACACTGCTGCAATTGCAGCAGAGCGTCGAAGCGTTGGCCGGTAGAGGCCTGCACAAGCAGAATTTCCGCCGCCTGATCGAGCAGCAGGAACTGGTCGAGGAAACGGGCGAGATGACCCAGGGCGCCGCCGGACGCCCCGCCAAGCTTTTCCGGTTCCGCCGCGACGTGATGCTGGAACGCGCGATATCCGGCAGCAAGCTTCCATTGGCCCGCGAACCGCATCCGGTCTGA
- the gloB gene encoding hydroxyacylglutathione hydrolase, producing the protein MVPLPAFSDNYIWLLRRQGLAAVVDPGDAEPVLRALQADGLQLRAILLTHHHNDHVGGVLELSRATGAVVYGPAGEILPQCDFPLKEGDTVELPELDLRLDVLDVPGHTAGHIAYVGRAVGLEPLLFCGDTLFAGGCGRLFEGTPAQMAASLAKFVTLRAETQVCCAHEYTLGNLRWALAVEPDNRTLQQWYERAQRLRERGLPTLPSTIGLERDTNPFLRAQQVDVAKAAAVWAGRSLTSPVEVFAVLREWKNNFK; encoded by the coding sequence CTGGTGCCGCTGCCGGCGTTCTCGGACAACTACATCTGGCTGCTGCGCCGCCAAGGCCTGGCCGCGGTGGTCGACCCGGGCGACGCTGAACCGGTACTGCGTGCGCTGCAGGCCGACGGGCTGCAATTGCGCGCCATTCTACTCACGCACCACCACAACGACCATGTGGGCGGCGTGCTCGAATTGTCGCGCGCCACGGGGGCCGTCGTATATGGCCCTGCGGGGGAAATCCTGCCGCAGTGCGATTTTCCGCTCAAGGAAGGCGACACGGTCGAGCTGCCGGAGCTGGATCTGCGGCTGGACGTCCTCGATGTACCGGGGCATACGGCGGGCCATATCGCCTATGTGGGCCGTGCCGTGGGCCTGGAGCCGCTGCTTTTCTGCGGGGATACCCTGTTCGCGGGAGGCTGCGGCCGGCTCTTCGAAGGCACGCCGGCCCAGATGGCGGCGTCGCTGGCGAAATTCGTAACATTACGGGCTGAAACACAAGTTTGCTGCGCACACGAGTACACTCTCGGCAACTTGCGCTGGGCACTGGCCGTAGAACCGGACAACCGCACCCTGCAACAGTGGTACGAGCGGGCCCAGCGACTGCGCGAGCGCGGTCTTCCCACCCTGCCTTCCACAATAGGGCTGGAACGGGACACCAATCCTTTCTTGCGCGCACAGCAAGTTGACGTTGCCAAGGCTGCCGCAGTATGGGCTGGGCGTTCGCTAACCTCGCCAGTCGAAGTATTTGCCGTACTTCGCGAATGGAAAAACAACTTCAAGTGA
- a CDS encoding transglycosylase SLT domain-containing protein: MKLFRLIFPVLVAVLAGCAGTSHKQADLTSTQLDANQPGYPTRYVATVTSRTIDLTHPSRDVWDRIRRGFAIPNLHNPLVDQWTDYYASHPEAVQRMAERAGKYLYFITDEINQRGMPTELALLPFVESAYNPTALSRAQASGLWQFVPATGQHFNLKQDWWRDERRDPIASTNAALDYLDKLFEMQGDWYLALASYNWGEGAVQRAMAKNEAAGLPTDYLSLSMPEETRNYVPKLQAIKNIVANPEKYAVVLPPVSNTPYFATVRKNRDIDVEVAARLAEMPLDEFKALNPSFNRPVIRGEHASNLILPADRVAIFNANLDNYKGQLSNWKVYEARRGESYGAIAKRFGISEATLRDINDIPARQKHASAQRLLVPSQGGVQLASLDTAGSAPQAPARTGSVRSATAHVASAKMSAPRPNVRQHKVRSGDTLFSLARQYSTTVDALRALNNLKGNNLKVGSTLRVPGTSVRG; encoded by the coding sequence ATGAAATTGTTCCGACTCATTTTTCCTGTGCTGGTGGCCGTACTGGCCGGATGCGCAGGAACGTCGCACAAGCAGGCAGACCTCACAAGCACACAACTCGACGCCAACCAACCGGGGTATCCGACGCGCTACGTCGCCACCGTGACGTCGCGCACCATCGATCTCACCCACCCCTCGCGCGACGTCTGGGACCGCATCCGCCGCGGTTTCGCCATCCCCAACCTGCATAACCCCCTGGTCGATCAGTGGACCGACTATTACGCCTCGCATCCTGAAGCCGTGCAGCGCATGGCTGAGCGCGCCGGCAAGTACCTCTACTTCATCACCGACGAAATCAACCAGCGCGGCATGCCCACGGAATTGGCGCTGCTGCCCTTCGTCGAGAGCGCCTACAACCCGACCGCCCTGTCGCGCGCCCAGGCCTCCGGGCTGTGGCAGTTCGTGCCCGCCACCGGGCAGCATTTCAACCTGAAGCAGGACTGGTGGCGCGACGAACGGCGCGACCCCATCGCTTCCACCAATGCGGCGCTCGATTACCTGGACAAGCTGTTCGAAATGCAGGGGGACTGGTATCTGGCCTTGGCCTCCTACAACTGGGGCGAAGGCGCGGTGCAGCGCGCGATGGCCAAGAACGAGGCCGCCGGCCTGCCCACCGATTACCTGTCGCTGTCGATGCCCGAAGAAACCCGCAACTACGTGCCCAAGTTGCAGGCCATCAAGAACATCGTCGCCAACCCGGAAAAATACGCGGTCGTCCTGCCGCCGGTCAGCAACACGCCCTACTTCGCGACGGTGCGCAAGAATCGCGACATCGACGTGGAGGTCGCGGCGCGCCTGGCCGAAATGCCGCTGGACGAGTTCAAGGCGCTCAACCCTTCGTTCAATCGTCCGGTCATCCGCGGCGAACACGCCAGCAACCTGATCCTGCCGGCGGACCGCGTGGCGATCTTCAACGCCAACCTGGACAACTACAAGGGCCAGTTGTCGAACTGGAAGGTGTACGAAGCCCGGCGTGGCGAATCCTATGGCGCGATCGCCAAACGCTTCGGTATCAGCGAAGCGACGCTGCGCGACATCAATGACATTCCCGCGCGGCAGAAGCATGCCTCGGCGCAGCGCCTGCTGGTGCCGTCGCAAGGCGGCGTGCAGCTCGCGTCGCTGGACACGGCGGGCTCCGCGCCGCAAGCTCCGGCGCGGACCGGCAGCGTGCGCAGCGCCACCGCGCATGTGGCATCGGCCAAGATGAGCGCCCCGCGGCCCAATGTGCGCCAGCACAAGGTGCGGTCCGGCGACACGCTGTTCTCGCTGGCGCGGCAGTACAGCACCACCGTGGACGCGCTGCGCGCGCTGAACAACCTGAAGGGCAACAACCTGAAGGTAGGCAGCACCCTGCGCGTGCCGGGCACCAGCGTGCGCGGTTAG
- a CDS encoding aldo/keto reductase, translated as MEYRHLGASGFKVPVLSFGTGTFGGKGELFEAWGKTDVSEARRLIDICLDEGVTMFDTADIYSRGASESILGEAIKGRRDKVILSTKATFRFNDEPNNVGSSRFHLIQAVEGSLKRLGTDYIDLFQLHGFDARTPVEEVLSTLDTLVRAGKIRYTGVSNFSGWHLMKSLAVADRYGYPRYVANQTYYSLIGRDYEWELMPLGLDQGVGAVVWSPLGWGRLTGKIRRGQPLPEVSRLHKTKDWGPPVPDEYLYGVVDALDAIAKETGKTIPQIALNWLLQRPTVSTVLIGARDETQLRQNLGAVGWNLTAEQVARLDAASKAGRAYPYWHQTGFAERNPSPV; from the coding sequence ATGGAATACCGACATTTGGGCGCATCCGGTTTCAAGGTTCCCGTACTGAGCTTCGGCACGGGCACCTTCGGCGGCAAGGGCGAGCTGTTCGAAGCCTGGGGCAAGACCGACGTATCCGAAGCGCGCCGCCTGATCGACATCTGCCTGGACGAAGGCGTGACGATGTTCGATACCGCGGACATCTATTCGCGCGGCGCCTCCGAATCGATCCTGGGCGAGGCGATCAAGGGCCGGCGCGACAAGGTCATCCTGTCCACCAAGGCGACTTTCCGCTTCAACGACGAGCCCAATAACGTCGGCTCCTCGCGCTTTCATCTTATCCAGGCGGTGGAAGGCTCGCTTAAGCGCCTCGGCACCGACTATATCGACCTGTTCCAGTTGCACGGCTTCGACGCCCGCACGCCCGTGGAGGAAGTGCTGTCCACGCTGGACACGCTGGTCCGGGCGGGCAAGATCCGCTACACCGGGGTGTCGAATTTCTCGGGCTGGCACCTGATGAAGTCCCTGGCGGTGGCGGACCGCTACGGCTATCCCCGCTACGTCGCGAACCAGACGTACTACTCCCTGATCGGCCGCGACTACGAATGGGAACTCATGCCGCTGGGTCTGGACCAGGGGGTGGGCGCCGTGGTATGGAGCCCGCTGGGCTGGGGCCGCCTGACCGGCAAGATCCGTCGCGGACAGCCTTTGCCCGAAGTCAGCCGTCTGCACAAGACCAAGGACTGGGGCCCGCCGGTACCCGATGAATACCTGTATGGCGTGGTGGACGCGCTGGACGCCATCGCCAAGGAAACGGGCAAGACGATTCCGCAGATTGCCTTGAACTGGCTGCTGCAACGCCCCACCGTCAGCACAGTGCTGATCGGCGCCCGCGACGAAACGCAACTGCGCCAGAACCTGGGCGCGGTCGGATGGAATCTGACCGCCGAGCAGGTCGCCCGCCTGGACGCCGCCAGCAAGGCCGGGCGCGCGTATCCGTACTGGCACCAGACTGGTTTCGCCGAACGCAACCCCTCCCCCGTCTAA